In Campylobacter sp. RM16187, the DNA window TTTACACACAGTAACAAGCGGATATGTTATCTCGGCTCTATTTGTGATAGGAATTTCAGCCTGGTTTATCCTAAAAGGAAGACATATTATAATGGCTAAAAAAAGCATGATAGTAGCGGCGAGCTTTGGTCTTGTAACTTCTTTATTCTTGCTATTTAGCGGTGATGAGAGCGGATTTCAAGTAACCAGAACTCAACCGATGAAGCTTGCGGCCATGGAAGGACTTTACGAGGGAGATAGCAGACAAGGACTTGTGATGTTTGGAGTGCTTAAGCCAGGCAAACAACCAGGAGATGGACAAAGTCCTTTTATGTTTGACGTAGAGATACCTTATATGCTCTCGCTTATAGGCAAAAGAGATATAAACGCTTTTATTCCCGGTATTGACGATTTAGTTTTTGGAAATGAAAAGCGTAATATAGAGAGCGTAAGTAGCAAGATGACAAAAGGTAAGATCGCCGTAGACGCACTAAGAACATATCAAGAGGCTAAAAAGGCAGGTGATAAAGAGGCTATGGCGAAAGCGCAAAATCTTCTTGAAGCCAATATGAATTTCTTAGGCTACGGATATCTAGAAAAACCGACAGATGCTGTGCCTCCTGTGGCATTGACCTTTTACAGCTTTAGAATTATGGTTATGCTTGGCACATACTTTATAGCTCTATTTTTCGTAGTTATGTATCTATGCATGGCAAATAATATCGAAAGCTTTAAAAAGCTCCTTTGGATATGCGTGTGGACAATTCCTCTGGGGTATATCGCAGCAGAAGCTGGCTGGATAGTGGCCGAGGTCGGGCGTCAGCCATGGGCCATACAAGATCTGATGACCGTAGGTGTGGGTGCGACAAATTTAGGTAGCGTAAATGTCAAAATCTCATTTACTCTATTTGCGGTGCTTTTTACAGCACTACTAATAGCCGAGATAAAAATAATGCTAAAACAAATAAAAATAGGATTTGAAAGTCATGCTTAGTTTATCACACGAAATACTTCAAATTTATTGGTGGGTTATAGTTAGCTTGTTAGGCGGGCTTTTAGTGTTTATGATGTTCGTTCAAGGCGGGCAAACACTTATATTTGGATTACCAAAGAGCGAAATAGAAAAAGACATGATAATAAATTCCGTGGGTCGCAAATGGGAGCTTACATTTACTACCCTTGTCATGTTCGGAGGAGCATGCTTTGCTGCATTTCCGCTCTTTTATGCTACTAGCTTTGGTGGGGCGTATTGGGTGTGGCTGGCAATTTTATTTTGCTTTATTTTGCAAGCCGTTAGTTACGAGTATAGAAAAAAACCGGACAATTTTTTAGGTCAAAAAACTTATGAAATTTTTCTTTATATAAACGGCTCGCTTGGAGTTATTTTAATAGGAATGGCCGTTAGCACATTTTTTTCAGGAAGCGACTTTGCACTAGGCGAGCATAACTTCGTGGAGTGGAAAACTCCATATAGAGGTCTTGAGGCACTTGCCAATCCCCTACTCTATCCCCTTGGAATTGCGATGCTTTTCCTATCTCGCGTAGGCGGGGCTTTATATCTAATCAATAATATCTCGGATGAAAATTTTAGAGCAAAAGCCAGAAAAGCTGTTCTAAAAAATACTATTTTGTTCCTACCATTTTTCTTAATGTTTATAATCTGGATATTTACAAAAACAGGCTTTGAATATGATGCAGAAGGCATAGTAAGTCTAGTAGGCTTTAAATACGCTCTAAATTTAGTAAAAATGCCAATCGTTACTCTTATAATGTTAATAGGACTTGGACTTGTGCTATATGGAATTTATAAAGGCGCATTTACTAAAAGCATTTACGGAGTAGTTCCTTACGGAATCGGAGTAGTATTTGTAGTAATGGGGCTATTTTTGATAGCGGGGTTAAATAATACGGCCTTTTATCCGTCTTTTTCAAATTTGCAAAGCTCGCTAACTATAAAGAATGCAAGCTCTAGCCACTACACTCTTGGAGTGATGGCTTACGTAAGTCTTATTGTGCCATTTGTATTGGCATATATCTTTGTGGTTTGGAGAGCTATAGATAGTCGCAAAATCACTCAAGATGAGATCAAAAACGATCACCACGCATACTAAGGAACAAATATGACAACTGCAATTATTTTCTTTTTTCTTTGGATACTTGCTCTTTTTTTGAGCTACAAATTCGTACTTTTAAATGTAAATCAGGTTGAAAAATACCCTGAAAGATACTTTGAAAATTTAGAAGAAGAAAAGAAGAGCAATTAAAATAATATCTTATAATCAAATTTATAGGCGTTAAGTTTCGCCTATAAATTTTAACTAACAAATGCTAATTTACAAACACCCCTCTTTAATACCTAGCTTACAAGCTCTATCGAAGTATGCAGCGGCCTCTACGCTTATTTGACCCCTAAAATCCTTTGGCATCAAGGCTATGCCCATATACATGCAAGAAACGCCGTTTCCATTCTCGCAAGTAGCCTTTAGATACGGCTTGGCTTTCTCGTAATCTTTATTTTTGAAGTAAAATTCCCCAAGCGCCACACAGCCATTTACATCGCCATTCTCGCAGCCTTTGTTGACATAAGATACTCCAAGATTCATATCAGCGCTCACACCACGCCCAGAGATATAAATAAGACCTAAATTTGTACAGGCTTGAGCATCTAGCTTTTCGCAAGCCTTTTCATAATACTTCATAGCCTCTTGATAATTAGCCTCGCCAAGCACTCCATCATCATTAAGCATTCCTGCAAGAGTACAAAATTTCGCCTCTCCCTTATCGCACCAACTTTTAGCTATCTCGTAAGCAGATTTATAATCTTGTTTTGTTCCTTTCCCGGACATATAAAATGTAGCCAGACTCTCACACTGTTTTACATCTCCGCCTTCACAGGATTTTTTAACTACATTAAACTGCTCAGCAGAGACTTGCATATTTATCGCCTCTTTTTTGTCCTCATACTCTTTCATTCTTTCACAAGCACCCTGATGCCCCATTTCACAAGCTTTTTTATAAAATTTATTAGATAGCATATAATCTCCTGAAAATGCCGCCTTGCTACCCTCTTCAAAACAACTACTTGCATCAACGCATTCATTTGCCAGAAGTATTGCAAAAAAGCTTAAAAACACTACTAAAATTTTCATATACATCTTCCAAATTTAAGCTTCTAAAATCGCTCCGCTACTCGCATTTGTCACAAGCTTGCGATATTGTCTTAGCCAGCGAGAATTTAGCTCTTTTTCAAGCGGCTTAAATTTCGCCCTGCGAGCTGAAATTTCAGCCTCGCTTAATCGCACATTTATGCTGTAAGTATCCACGTCTATATCGATTATGTCGCCATCTTCAAGCAGTCCTATCATGCCGCCTTCGGCCGCTTCAGGGCTTACGTGTCCGATGCTTAGCCCCCTTGTCGCACCGCTGAATCTACCGTCCGTTATCAGCGCCACGTCCGCACCAAGTCCGCGACCCATGATTAGCGAAGTTGGACTTAACATCTCTTGCATTCCGGGACCTCCGCGCGGACCTTCATAACGGATCACGACCACATCGCCTTTGTTTACCTTGCCGCTTGAAATTCCCTCTATCGCCTCATCTTGAGAGTTAAAGCAGACCGCTTTACCGCTAAATTTACGCTCTCCAACGATGCCTGCGGTCTTTATGACGCATCCTTGCTCGGCTAAATTTCCAAACAAAATCGCCAGTCCGCCAACCTGCGAATAGGCATTTTCAACCTTATGTATCACGCTTTCATCTTTTATCTCGCTAAGCCCCACGCGCTCGCCTAAGGTTTCGCCTGAAACGGTTAAATTTTCTAAGTACAGCATTCCGTTATCGCGGCGTGAAATTTCCTTTATCACCGCGTTCATACCGCCGGCTCGCCCCACATCTTCCATGTGCACGTTTGGCAAGCTTGGGCTGATTTTAGCGATGTGAGCTATGTTTGAGCTTATTTGATTTAACTCTGAAATTTGCAGATCTACGCCCGCTTCACGCGCGATAGCAAGCATATGAAGCACGGTATTACTGCTTCCGCCCATCGCCATATCAACGACAAGTGCGTTTCTAACAGCTTTTGCGTTTAGGATGTTGCGAATTTTAAATCTCTCATCAAGCGCGATCTCGCAAATTCTACGCGCCGCCTTTCGCACGAGCTCTTCGCGCTCAGGAGTAAGAGCCAGTATCGTGCCGTTGCCACTTAGCGCGATACCCATCGCCTCGCAAAGCGTATTCATGGAGTTTGCCGTAAACATTCCGCTACAACTTCCGCCGCTTGGACAGGCGTTGCACTCGATATCTTTTAGCTCGGCTTCGCTTATCTCTTTGGTCTCAAATTTTCCCACTGCTTCAAACGCCGTAGCAAGATCGATCGGACGTCCGTCTTTGGTGTAGCCCTTTTTCATCGGTCCACCGCTTACAAATACGGTCGGCACATTTACCCTAAGCGCACCCATTATCATACCTGGCACGATTTTATCGCAGTTTGGCATACATACAAGCGCGTCTAGACTGTGAGCGTTCATGACAGTTTCAACCGAATTTGCGATGATCTCGCGACTTGGCAAACTATAAAGCATACCGCCGTGACCCATCGCTATACCGTCATCTACGCCTATACAGTTAAATTCAAACGGCACACAGCCGTTTTTGCGAATTTCGTCTTTTAAAATTTCAGAGTAGCGATTTAGGAAAAAATGCCCCGGGATAATCTCTATAAAGCTGTTTGCAATGCCGATAAATGGCTTATCAAAGTCCTCGTCCTTAAGCCCTGTAGCACGCAAAAGCGAGCGATGAGGCGCTCTTGTGTAGCCTTTTTTTATGATATCGCTTCTCATGTCTTTCCTTTTAGTAAAATTTTATAGATTTTATCAATTATTTTATTATATTAGGTATAAAATAATCTTACCTTGCTTGAAATATGTTTTTTTACATAAATTATTGTTCAAATTTATTTCAAAATCAAGCTTAATAATTTATAAATTTAAGATAAATAGAGGTATAATACCCGATTATCCATCAATAATAAGGAAATTTTATGCTTTCTAATCCCGTTGTTGTAAGCATAGTAATTATGACTGTGCTTTGTCTGCTTCGCTTTAATGTATTATTATCGATTCTGGTTTCAGCGCTTGTCGCCGGTTTAATGTATCATAATGGATTTGCTAGCTTTAGTGCGTTTTTCGACGCTCTTACAGCTACTACTTCTACTCTAATTACCGGCATGAAAGGAAATTTAGAAACTTCTCTTAGCTATATTTTATTAGGAGCTCTTGCGGCTGCTATCGCAAATACGAATTTAACGGCTATTTTAATAAATAGTATAACTAAAATTTTAAGCAGCACTCGTGCATATTTTGCATTAATAATTGCTGCAGTAGCATGCTTTTCTCAAAATTTAATCCCGGTTCACATAGCGTTTATACCTATACTTATTCCACCACTTTTACCTCTTATGAATAAATTAAATATAGATAGACGCGCTATAGCAACAGCTCTGACATTTGGTTTAAAAGCGCCTTATGTAAGTCTTAGCGTAGGTTTTGGACTTATTTTTCACGGTATTATAAAAAAAGAACTTGCAAATAATGGTGTAAATGTAGAAATTTCAGATATTCAAAATGTAATGTGG includes these proteins:
- a CDS encoding tetratricopeptide repeat protein, yielding MKILVVFLSFFAILLANECVDASSCFEEGSKAAFSGDYMLSNKFYKKACEMGHQGACERMKEYEDKKEAINMQVSAEQFNVVKKSCEGGDVKQCESLATFYMSGKGTKQDYKSAYEIAKSWCDKGEAKFCTLAGMLNDDGVLGEANYQEAMKYYEKACEKLDAQACTNLGLIYISGRGVSADMNLGVSYVNKGCENGDVNGCVALGEFYFKNKDYEKAKPYLKATCENGNGVSCMYMGIALMPKDFRGQISVEAAAYFDRACKLGIKEGCL
- the ilvD gene encoding dihydroxy-acid dehydratase, with product MRSDIIKKGYTRAPHRSLLRATGLKDEDFDKPFIGIANSFIEIIPGHFFLNRYSEILKDEIRKNGCVPFEFNCIGVDDGIAMGHGGMLYSLPSREIIANSVETVMNAHSLDALVCMPNCDKIVPGMIMGALRVNVPTVFVSGGPMKKGYTKDGRPIDLATAFEAVGKFETKEISEAELKDIECNACPSGGSCSGMFTANSMNTLCEAMGIALSGNGTILALTPEREELVRKAARRICEIALDERFKIRNILNAKAVRNALVVDMAMGGSSNTVLHMLAIAREAGVDLQISELNQISSNIAHIAKISPSLPNVHMEDVGRAGGMNAVIKEISRRDNGMLYLENLTVSGETLGERVGLSEIKDESVIHKVENAYSQVGGLAILFGNLAEQGCVIKTAGIVGERKFSGKAVCFNSQDEAIEGISSGKVNKGDVVVIRYEGPRGGPGMQEMLSPTSLIMGRGLGADVALITDGRFSGATRGLSIGHVSPEAAEGGMIGLLEDGDIIDIDVDTYSINVRLSEAEISARRAKFKPLEKELNSRWLRQYRKLVTNASSGAILEA
- a CDS encoding cytochrome d ubiquinol oxidase subunit II, whose product is MLSLSHEILQIYWWVIVSLLGGLLVFMMFVQGGQTLIFGLPKSEIEKDMIINSVGRKWELTFTTLVMFGGACFAAFPLFYATSFGGAYWVWLAILFCFILQAVSYEYRKKPDNFLGQKTYEIFLYINGSLGVILIGMAVSTFFSGSDFALGEHNFVEWKTPYRGLEALANPLLYPLGIAMLFLSRVGGALYLINNISDENFRAKARKAVLKNTILFLPFFLMFIIWIFTKTGFEYDAEGIVSLVGFKYALNLVKMPIVTLIMLIGLGLVLYGIYKGAFTKSIYGVVPYGIGVVFVVMGLFLIAGLNNTAFYPSFSNLQSSLTIKNASSSHYTLGVMAYVSLIVPFVLAYIFVVWRAIDSRKITQDEIKNDHHAY
- a CDS encoding cytochrome ubiquinol oxidase subunit I — encoded protein: MSELASVDWSRAQFALTAIYHFLFVPLTLGLSFIIAIMESIYVKTGNEQWKHITKFWLKLFAINFAIGVATGIIMEFEFGTNWANYSWFVGDIFGAPLAIEGLLAFFLESTFFAVMFFGWDKVSKKFHLISTWLVAIGSNLSALWILIANGWMQYPIGMKFNPDTARMEMQNFFEVALSPVGIIKFLHTVTSGYVISALFVIGISAWFILKGRHIIMAKKSMIVAASFGLVTSLFLLFSGDESGFQVTRTQPMKLAAMEGLYEGDSRQGLVMFGVLKPGKQPGDGQSPFMFDVEIPYMLSLIGKRDINAFIPGIDDLVFGNEKRNIESVSSKMTKGKIAVDALRTYQEAKKAGDKEAMAKAQNLLEANMNFLGYGYLEKPTDAVPPVALTFYSFRIMVMLGTYFIALFFVVMYLCMANNIESFKKLLWICVWTIPLGYIAAEAGWIVAEVGRQPWAIQDLMTVGVGATNLGSVNVKISFTLFAVLFTALLIAEIKIMLKQIKIGFESHA